The Streptomyces sp. NBC_01689 genome includes a window with the following:
- a CDS encoding AAA family ATPase: MTVRGDFKEPARSRPDLVIGREELFAAAREQLSGGGSLLVHGPAGIGKSTVLRALAAESAESAHTVLRCSATESESHLPFLALTDLLGLVVDTVSDRLPAPQRTALESALTGRGESTLQRDGLALRLAVLSVLRALASRGPVLIVADDLQWLDPASAELLGFAARRLGEMPVRMLCAVRTDTDPPEQQQDRFLRASPPNTLAVRLNPLSRAQTAELLGHRGHTGLSRSTVRDIHRTSGGNPLFALELGRALAESPTRPSPGEPLPVPTSLRALVLSRLEMLSAEARRTLLVASAGARPTVALLHAAGREDAEAETAHAASLGLLATERETPGIRFAHPLISAALYAEATAAERRAAHVALSTAASDPIERARHLALATTGTDPQVAARLGEAAAAARDRGAPSVAAGLGLLAARHTPVDAEPGPDERRLQAAEDALTAGESDLSRDIARDALRRVTTPADRVRAWMVVIDAAGQAMAEVDAVFPQALEDAGDDPRLLALVRYQLAWRALLVEGEMTKGREEAAIAAQLAARAGDRPTELLALGFQAQMETLMGHPAAPATIQRALREPQDPRVACDHNGAGAVRFRWLIMGDQLAEARTTITALLREVRRRGMVESELHFLRGLAETELRSGHCGRALDLARESLRLARDTGIGEAATAMFTSLAEAAGGDVDRALGLAREAVDRAEDDGDLVYLSRALGALGHAQLVAGDSAAVVRSLRRVRELEERLGITDPARGRWHGDLAEALVRIGETVEAQDVIDATRARALRLGRESVLAVLDRAEALVRAARGEQEPAVRQLTAAQDRLGKLGYGLEEARAAYALAGVRTHRPGPTSYDEATRLFRRCRALPWLRQVEAAATAATVTGSAPAAALLPAVPAPAALDGLAVTERQVAALVMEGATNREIAARLFISVKTVEATLTRVYRKLGIRSRVDIVRLAAGRRNG, translated from the coding sequence GTGACCGTGCGAGGGGACTTCAAGGAACCTGCAAGATCCCGCCCCGACCTGGTCATCGGCCGGGAGGAGCTCTTCGCCGCGGCGCGCGAGCAGCTCTCCGGCGGAGGCAGCCTGCTGGTGCACGGCCCCGCCGGAATTGGAAAGTCGACCGTCCTGCGCGCGCTGGCCGCGGAAAGCGCCGAATCGGCGCACACCGTGTTGCGCTGCTCCGCGACCGAGTCCGAATCGCATCTGCCCTTCCTCGCGCTGACCGACCTGCTCGGTCTGGTGGTCGACACGGTCTCCGACCGGCTGCCCGCCCCGCAGCGCACCGCGCTGGAGTCGGCCCTCACCGGCCGCGGCGAGTCGACCCTGCAGCGGGACGGGCTCGCCCTGCGGCTCGCGGTCCTCTCCGTGCTGCGGGCACTGGCCTCGCGGGGCCCCGTCCTGATCGTCGCCGACGACCTGCAGTGGCTGGACCCCGCCAGCGCCGAGCTGCTCGGCTTCGCCGCCCGCAGGCTCGGCGAGATGCCCGTACGGATGCTGTGCGCCGTGCGCACCGACACGGACCCGCCGGAGCAACAGCAGGACCGCTTTCTACGCGCGTCCCCGCCGAACACCCTGGCCGTACGGCTCAACCCGCTCTCCCGGGCGCAGACCGCCGAACTCCTCGGCCACCGCGGCCACACCGGGCTGTCGCGCTCCACCGTCCGGGACATCCACCGCACCAGCGGCGGCAACCCGCTCTTCGCCCTGGAGCTGGGCCGCGCGCTCGCCGAGAGCCCGACCCGGCCGAGTCCGGGTGAACCGCTGCCCGTACCGACCTCGCTGCGCGCGCTCGTCCTCAGCCGTCTGGAGATGCTCTCGGCGGAGGCCCGCCGCACCCTGCTCGTCGCGAGCGCGGGGGCCAGGCCGACGGTGGCGCTGCTGCACGCCGCCGGGCGCGAGGACGCCGAGGCGGAGACCGCGCACGCGGCCTCGCTCGGGCTGCTGGCGACCGAGCGCGAGACACCGGGCATCCGTTTCGCGCATCCCCTCATCTCCGCCGCCCTGTACGCGGAGGCGACCGCGGCCGAACGCCGGGCCGCGCACGTCGCGCTGTCCACGGCGGCCTCCGACCCCATCGAGCGGGCCCGGCACCTCGCCCTCGCCACGACCGGCACCGATCCGCAGGTCGCCGCGCGGCTCGGGGAGGCGGCGGCCGCGGCCCGGGACCGCGGCGCGCCGTCGGTCGCCGCCGGACTCGGCCTGCTCGCCGCCCGGCACACGCCCGTGGACGCCGAGCCCGGCCCGGACGAACGCCGGCTGCAGGCCGCCGAGGACGCGCTCACCGCCGGGGAGTCCGACCTCTCCCGGGACATCGCCCGCGACGCCCTGCGCCGGGTCACCACGCCCGCCGACCGCGTACGGGCCTGGATGGTCGTCATCGACGCGGCCGGACAGGCCATGGCCGAGGTCGACGCCGTCTTCCCGCAGGCGCTGGAGGACGCGGGTGACGACCCCCGGCTGCTCGCGCTCGTGCGCTACCAGCTCGCCTGGCGGGCCCTGCTGGTCGAGGGCGAGATGACCAAGGGCCGCGAGGAGGCCGCCATCGCCGCGCAGCTCGCCGCCCGCGCCGGGGACCGGCCCACCGAACTCCTCGCGCTCGGGTTCCAGGCGCAGATGGAGACCCTGATGGGGCACCCGGCCGCTCCCGCGACCATCCAACGGGCGCTGCGCGAGCCGCAGGACCCCCGGGTGGCGTGCGACCACAACGGCGCCGGTGCCGTCCGCTTCCGCTGGCTGATCATGGGCGATCAGCTCGCCGAGGCGCGCACCACGATCACCGCGCTGCTGCGCGAGGTGCGGCGGCGCGGGATGGTCGAGAGCGAACTGCACTTCCTGCGCGGGCTCGCCGAGACCGAGCTGCGCTCCGGGCACTGCGGGCGGGCGCTGGACCTGGCCCGCGAGAGCCTGCGGCTGGCCCGGGACACCGGGATCGGCGAGGCGGCGACCGCCATGTTCACCTCGCTCGCGGAGGCCGCCGGGGGTGACGTGGACCGGGCGCTCGGGCTCGCGCGGGAGGCCGTGGACCGCGCCGAGGACGACGGCGACCTCGTCTACCTCTCGCGCGCCCTCGGCGCGCTCGGACACGCCCAGCTGGTCGCCGGGGACTCGGCGGCCGTGGTCCGTTCGCTGCGCCGGGTGCGGGAACTGGAGGAGCGGCTCGGGATCACCGACCCCGCCCGGGGCCGCTGGCACGGCGACCTCGCGGAGGCGCTCGTGCGGATCGGGGAAACGGTCGAGGCGCAGGACGTCATCGACGCCACGCGGGCCCGCGCCCTGCGGCTCGGCCGCGAGAGCGTGCTCGCGGTGCTCGACCGGGCCGAGGCGCTGGTCCGCGCGGCGCGCGGCGAACAGGAGCCCGCCGTACGGCAGCTGACCGCGGCACAGGACCGGCTCGGCAAGCTGGGCTACGGGCTGGAGGAGGCCCGCGCCGCGTACGCCCTGGCCGGTGTGCGCACCCACCGGCCGGGCCCGACCTCGTACGACGAGGCGACCCGCCTGTTCCGGCGCTGCCGCGCGCTGCCCTGGCTGCGTCAGGTGGAGGCGGCGGCGACGGCCGCGACGGTGACCGGGTCGGCGCCCGCCGCGGCACTCCTGCCGGCCGTGCCGGCGCCCGCCGCGCTCGACGGCCTCGCGGTGACGGAGCGTCAGGTCGCCGCCCTGGTCATGGAGGGCGCCACGAACCGTGAGATCGCGGCGCGCCTGTTCATCAGCGTGAAGACGGTGGAGGCCACCCTCACCCGGGTCTACCGGAAACTGGGGATCCGCTCACGGGTGGACATCGTCCGGTTGGCGGCGGGACGCCGGAACGGGTGA
- a CDS encoding alpha/beta fold hydrolase — MATEVTESDLDLPGGRRLHVYDTGGAGTHRLAVVWHHGTPNIGAPPAPLFAAAERLGVRWVSYDRPGYGGSTPSPGRTVGSAAADVTLVADALGLGRFALMGHSGGGAHALACAALLPERVLGTVSVAGPAPFGAEGLDWFAGMNESGRASLTAALAGREEKARHEARATYDPDMFTAADHAALAGEWSWFHEVVGPAVEGGPDGLIDDDLAHVAPWGCDPRSAEGPVLLLHGGRDRVVPSSHARWLASRCPRSELALHAADGHLSVLRHAVAALEWLAG, encoded by the coding sequence ATGGCCACCGAGGTGACCGAGAGCGACCTGGACCTGCCCGGCGGGCGCCGGCTGCACGTCTACGACACCGGCGGGGCCGGGACCCACCGCCTGGCGGTCGTGTGGCACCACGGCACACCGAACATCGGAGCGCCGCCCGCGCCGCTCTTCGCCGCCGCCGAGCGCCTGGGCGTCCGCTGGGTGTCGTACGACCGTCCCGGTTACGGCGGATCGACCCCGTCGCCGGGCCGGACGGTGGGGTCGGCCGCCGCCGACGTCACCCTGGTCGCGGACGCGCTGGGCCTCGGCCGTTTCGCTCTCATGGGTCACTCGGGCGGCGGCGCGCATGCCCTGGCGTGCGCGGCCCTGCTGCCGGAACGGGTGCTCGGCACGGTGAGCGTGGCGGGTCCGGCTCCCTTCGGAGCCGAGGGCCTCGACTGGTTCGCGGGCATGAACGAGTCCGGCCGGGCGTCCCTGACGGCGGCGCTCGCGGGCCGGGAGGAGAAGGCGCGCCACGAGGCGCGAGCGACGTACGACCCGGACATGTTCACCGCGGCCGACCACGCGGCCCTCGCCGGTGAGTGGTCCTGGTTCCACGAAGTCGTCGGGCCCGCCGTCGAAGGGGGGCCGGACGGACTGATCGACGACGACCTCGCCCATGTCGCCCCTTGGGGGTGCGACCCACGGTCGGCCGAGGGTCCGGTGCTCCTCCTGCACGGCGGCCGGGACCGTGTGGTCCCCTCCTCCCACGCCCGGTGGCTGGCGAGCCGGTGCCCCCGCTCGGAACTCGCCCTGCACGCGGCCGACGGTCACCTCTCGGTCCTGCGCCATGCCGTCGCCGCGCTGGAATGGCTGGCGGGGTGA
- a CDS encoding ArsR/SmtB family transcription factor yields the protein MSARMHLSPATDAHPRTPGEEQFALAAELLALLGDRTRLMLLHALAGGEADVTTLTRACGAARPAVSQHLARLRLAGLVTTRKEGRRVVYALRDGHLRRVVDEALGLADHRISDRPVHD from the coding sequence ATGAGCGCACGCATGCATCTGTCACCTGCCACCGATGCGCACCCGCGTACACCGGGCGAGGAGCAGTTCGCCCTCGCCGCCGAGCTGCTCGCCCTGCTCGGCGACCGCACCCGTCTGATGCTGCTGCACGCGCTCGCCGGGGGCGAGGCCGACGTCACCACGCTCACCCGGGCCTGCGGTGCCGCCCGTCCGGCCGTCAGCCAGCACCTGGCCCGGCTGCGTCTCGCGGGACTCGTGACCACCCGCAAGGAAGGCCGCCGGGTCGTCTACGCCCTGCGCGACGGCCACCTGCGCCGGGTGGTGGACGAGGCGCTCGGCCTGGCGGACCACAGGATCAGCGACCGCCCCGTACACGACTGA
- a CDS encoding S1 family peptidase, which yields MSGLNRATRAAALCTAAAAAAATALLCAPGAVAAPQPIVGGTTTTTAAYPFMMQITDASQHQFCGGTLVAANKVVTAAHCMAGETAGSVRVVGGRTYLDGTNGTVGEVSRIWVDPGYTDATSGDDVAVLTLSTSMPYTPAAYVSATDTRVYAAGTTARIVGWGTTSENGASSDRLRTATVPIVSDAGCRSSYGSGYVASDMVCAGYPNGGTDTCQGDSGGPLLVGGVLAGITSWGNGCAEAGHPGVYTRLTSFSDLVTAQVDS from the coding sequence ATGTCCGGCCTCAACCGCGCCACCAGGGCGGCCGCTCTCTGTACGGCGGCCGCTGCCGCCGCCGCGACCGCTCTGCTGTGCGCACCGGGCGCCGTCGCCGCCCCGCAGCCGATCGTCGGAGGCACGACGACCACCACGGCCGCGTACCCGTTCATGATGCAGATCACGGACGCCTCGCAGCACCAGTTCTGCGGCGGGACGCTGGTCGCCGCGAACAAGGTGGTCACCGCCGCCCACTGCATGGCCGGCGAGACGGCCGGCAGTGTCCGCGTCGTCGGCGGCAGGACGTACCTCGACGGTACGAACGGCACCGTCGGCGAGGTCAGCAGGATCTGGGTCGACCCCGGCTACACGGACGCCACCAGCGGCGACGACGTGGCCGTGCTCACCCTGTCGACGTCGATGCCGTACACCCCGGCGGCGTACGTCAGCGCCACGGACACCCGCGTGTACGCGGCCGGCACCACCGCCCGCATCGTCGGCTGGGGTACCACCTCGGAGAACGGCGCCTCCTCCGACCGGCTGCGCACGGCGACCGTCCCGATCGTCTCGGACGCCGGCTGCAGGAGTTCGTACGGCTCCGGCTACGTGGCCTCCGACATGGTCTGCGCGGGCTACCCGAACGGCGGCACCGACACCTGCCAGGGCGACAGCGGTGGCCCGTTGCTCGTCGGCGGTGTGCTGGCCGGCATCACGTCCTGGGGCAACGGCTGCGCGGAGGCCGGCCACCCCGGTGTCTACACCCGCCTGACGTCCTTCTCGGACCTGGTGACGGCACAGGTCGACTCGTAG
- a CDS encoding winged helix DNA-binding domain-containing protein has product MTRTNGTTADFPEARGPGTQGTEAHGTEANGGGTPSSARATTRARASARGRAEARTGVTAGVTADAQARPEVPSTARARGASPTVPVLGPRALNRATLERQHLLRRSAALGATQAVAHLVGLQAQNVKPPYYALAARIEGFRPEDLSTAMADRDVVRIVTLRSTLHTHTAADALSLRPLVQAARDRELHAFRKGLAGVDLERLAVIGRELVEAEPRTMGELREALLAHWPDADPFALSVAARCRLPLVQVTPRGLWGRSGRVALTTAEHWLGRPAAPTPAPDATVLRYLAAFGPASVQDLQTWAGLTRLRDAFERLRPRLVTFRDEKGTELFDLPDAPRPDADTPAPPRFLPEFDNLLLAHADRSRVVPAALKGRTWAGNQAYRTLLVDGFLAGVWRQDGNVLTVEPFGVLTRRERDEVAGEAERMLRAMSGDGSYDIRFGTVTE; this is encoded by the coding sequence ATGACGAGGACGAACGGGACGACGGCGGACTTTCCTGAGGCGCGGGGCCCCGGGACCCAGGGCACGGAGGCGCACGGCACCGAGGCCAACGGCGGCGGTACGCCGTCGAGCGCGCGGGCGACGACACGGGCGCGGGCGAGCGCACGTGGGCGGGCCGAAGCACGGACCGGTGTGACGGCCGGTGTGACGGCCGACGCGCAGGCCCGGCCGGAGGTCCCGTCGACGGCGCGCGCACGCGGGGCGTCGCCCACCGTGCCCGTGCTCGGCCCCCGCGCCCTCAACCGCGCGACCCTGGAGCGCCAGCACCTGCTGCGCCGGTCCGCGGCTCTCGGCGCCACGCAGGCCGTCGCCCATCTCGTCGGCCTCCAGGCGCAGAACGTGAAACCGCCGTACTACGCCCTGGCCGCCCGTATCGAGGGTTTCCGTCCGGAAGATCTGTCCACGGCGATGGCGGATCGGGACGTCGTCCGGATCGTCACCCTGCGCTCCACCCTCCACACGCACACCGCAGCCGACGCGCTCTCGCTGCGCCCGCTCGTGCAGGCCGCCCGGGACCGGGAACTCCACGCCTTCCGCAAGGGGCTCGCCGGTGTCGACCTGGAGCGGCTCGCCGTGATCGGCCGGGAACTGGTAGAGGCCGAGCCGCGCACCATGGGGGAGCTGCGGGAGGCCCTGCTCGCGCACTGGCCGGACGCCGACCCGTTCGCGCTCTCGGTCGCCGCGCGCTGCCGGCTGCCGCTCGTCCAGGTCACCCCGCGCGGACTGTGGGGCCGCAGCGGCCGGGTCGCGCTGACCACGGCCGAGCACTGGCTGGGCCGCCCCGCCGCGCCCACGCCCGCCCCCGACGCGACCGTGCTGCGGTACCTGGCCGCCTTCGGGCCCGCCTCCGTCCAGGACCTGCAGACCTGGGCGGGCCTGACCCGGCTCCGGGACGCGTTCGAGCGGCTGCGGCCCCGGCTCGTCACCTTCCGCGACGAGAAGGGAACCGAGCTCTTCGACCTCCCGGACGCGCCCCGCCCCGACGCGGACACCCCGGCCCCGCCGCGGTTCCTGCCCGAGTTCGACAACCTGCTCCTGGCGCACGCCGACCGCTCCCGCGTGGTGCCCGCCGCGCTCAAGGGAAGGACCTGGGCGGGCAACCAGGCGTACCGCACCCTGCTCGTCGACGGATTCCTGGCGGGCGTGTGGCGGCAGGACGGGAACGTCCTCACCGTCGAGCCCTTCGGCGTCCTCACCAGGAGGGAGCGGGACGAGGTGGCGGGGGAGGCGGAGCGGATGCTCCGGGCGATGTCGGGCGACGGGTCCTACGACATCCGCTTCGGGACCGTCACGGAGTAG
- a CDS encoding AMP-binding protein: MTVTTDATERFRAARDFLLEHREDYATAYQGFEWPRPETFNWALDWFDVIARDNDRTALHIVEEDGARAEFSFAALSERSDRVANWLRARGVRAEDRILVMLGNQAELWETALAAMKLRAVVIPATTLLGPADLRDRVARGRVRHVIARAEDTGKFDEVPGRFTRIAVGGRRPGWQSYEEAYAADAAFEPDGATHADDPLMLYFTSGTTARPKLVEHTHTSYPVGHLSTMYWIGLRPGDVHLNISSPGWAKHAWSNLFAPWNAEATVFIHNYTRFDAGRLLTEMDRAGVTTFCAPPTVWRMLIQADLTQLRTPPREAVAAGEPLNPEVIEQVRRAWGVTVRDGFGQTETAVQISNSPGQRLKTGSMGRPSPGFRVELLDPVSGAPGVDEGEIALDLSGGPVGLMTGYHGDPDRTAEAMAGGYYRTGDIGARDADGYITYVGRSDDVFKASDYKISPFELESALLEHEAVAEAAVVPAPDELRLAVPKAYVVLAAGHEPGPDLAKVLFEHSRTVLAPYKRIRRLEFGELPKTVSGKIRRIELREATAAGSDAEYREEDFR; the protein is encoded by the coding sequence ATGACGGTGACGACGGACGCGACGGAGCGATTCCGTGCCGCGCGGGACTTCCTGCTGGAACACCGGGAGGACTACGCGACGGCATACCAGGGCTTCGAATGGCCGCGCCCGGAGACCTTCAACTGGGCGCTCGACTGGTTCGACGTCATCGCCCGGGACAACGACCGCACAGCCCTGCACATCGTCGAGGAGGACGGGGCCCGCGCCGAGTTCTCCTTCGCCGCGCTGTCCGAGCGCTCCGACCGCGTGGCGAACTGGCTGCGCGCGCGGGGCGTCCGCGCCGAGGACCGGATCCTGGTCATGCTCGGCAACCAGGCCGAACTGTGGGAGACGGCCCTCGCCGCGATGAAGCTGCGCGCCGTCGTCATCCCGGCGACCACCCTGCTCGGCCCGGCCGACCTGCGCGACCGCGTCGCCCGCGGCCGGGTCCGGCACGTGATCGCGCGCGCCGAGGACACCGGGAAGTTCGACGAGGTGCCCGGCCGCTTCACCCGGATCGCGGTCGGCGGTCGGCGGCCCGGCTGGCAGTCGTACGAGGAGGCCTACGCGGCCGACGCGGCCTTCGAGCCGGACGGGGCGACCCACGCGGACGACCCGCTGATGCTCTACTTCACCTCCGGCACCACCGCCCGTCCCAAACTCGTCGAGCACACGCACACGTCCTACCCGGTCGGCCATCTGTCGACGATGTACTGGATCGGGCTCAGGCCCGGTGACGTGCACCTCAACATCTCCTCGCCGGGCTGGGCCAAGCACGCCTGGTCCAACCTCTTCGCGCCGTGGAACGCGGAGGCCACCGTCTTCATCCACAACTACACGCGCTTCGACGCGGGCCGGCTGCTCACCGAGATGGACCGGGCCGGGGTCACCACCTTCTGCGCCCCGCCCACCGTGTGGCGGATGCTCATCCAAGCCGACCTGACGCAGCTGCGGACCCCGCCCCGCGAGGCCGTCGCCGCGGGCGAGCCGCTCAACCCCGAGGTCATCGAACAGGTACGGCGGGCCTGGGGCGTCACCGTCCGGGACGGGTTCGGGCAGACCGAGACGGCCGTCCAGATCTCCAACAGCCCCGGGCAGCGGCTCAAGACGGGGTCCATGGGACGGCCCAGCCCCGGCTTCCGCGTGGAACTCCTCGACCCGGTCTCCGGCGCGCCCGGCGTGGACGAGGGGGAGATCGCGCTCGACCTGTCGGGCGGGCCGGTGGGGCTGATGACCGGCTACCACGGCGACCCGGACCGCACCGCGGAGGCGATGGCTGGCGGCTACTACCGGACCGGTGACATCGGCGCGCGGGACGCCGACGGCTACATCACGTACGTGGGCCGGTCCGACGACGTCTTCAAGGCCTCCGACTACAAGATCTCGCCCTTCGAGCTGGAGAGCGCGCTGCTGGAGCACGAGGCGGTGGCCGAGGCCGCCGTGGTCCCGGCCCCCGACGAGCTGCGGCTCGCCGTGCCGAAGGCGTACGTCGTGCTCGCGGCGGGCCACGAACCCGGCCCCGACCTCGCCAAGGTGCTCTTCGAGCACTCGCGTACGGTCCTCGCGCCCTACAAGCGCATCCGCCGCCTGGAGTTCGGCGAGCTGCCGAAGACGGTGTCGGGCAAGATCCGCCGGATCGAGCTGCGCGAGGCCACGGCCGCGGGCTCGGACGCCGAGTACCGCGAGGAGGACTTCCGGTGA
- a CDS encoding helix-turn-helix transcriptional regulator, whose product MAAEAADAVEMRAALVRLRRATGLPVAFGGLVEPGRARVRISELSGTATPALSALAVSSGNGLGGKAVALARPCAVTDYPASRQISHEYDVAVATEGLCSVLAVPVVVRRRVRGVLYGALRTAQPLGDRTLGAAVAAARDVEQALVVRDEARGLLALAREPGPVAGGAAWEEVREAHGALRALAPRIADPALRAELLDVCGRLAGAAAPGSGAPQVGLAPREVDVLVCVAAGATNGSAAERLGLRPETVKGYLRSAMRKLGAHTRWEAVIAARRAGLLP is encoded by the coding sequence GTGGCAGCAGAAGCGGCCGACGCGGTGGAGATGCGCGCCGCACTGGTGCGGCTGCGCCGTGCCACGGGGCTGCCGGTCGCGTTCGGGGGCCTGGTCGAGCCCGGGCGCGCGCGGGTGCGCATCAGCGAGCTCAGCGGCACGGCGACGCCCGCGCTCAGCGCGCTCGCGGTGTCCTCGGGCAACGGGCTGGGCGGCAAGGCGGTGGCCCTCGCGCGGCCCTGCGCGGTGACGGACTACCCGGCCTCACGGCAGATCAGCCACGAGTACGACGTCGCGGTCGCCACCGAGGGGCTGTGCTCCGTGCTGGCGGTGCCCGTGGTGGTGCGCCGGCGGGTACGCGGGGTGCTGTACGGCGCGCTGCGGACGGCGCAGCCCCTCGGCGACCGCACGCTCGGCGCGGCCGTGGCGGCGGCCCGGGACGTGGAGCAGGCGCTGGTCGTACGGGACGAGGCGCGCGGCCTGCTGGCCCTCGCGCGGGAGCCCGGGCCGGTGGCGGGCGGCGCCGCGTGGGAGGAGGTGCGGGAGGCGCACGGGGCGCTGCGGGCGCTGGCCCCCCGGATCGCCGACCCGGCGCTGCGGGCCGAACTCCTCGACGTGTGCGGGCGCCTGGCCGGCGCGGCGGCTCCCGGGTCCGGCGCGCCGCAGGTCGGGCTCGCCCCGCGCGAGGTGGACGTCCTGGTCTGTGTGGCGGCCGGGGCCACCAACGGGAGCGCGGCCGAGCGGCTGGGGCTGCGGCCGGAGACGGTCAAGGGCTATCTGCGGTCGGCGATGCGTAAGCTCGGCGCCCACACGCGCTGGGAGGCGGTGATCGCGGCACGGCGGGCGGGACTGCTGCCCTAG
- a CDS encoding magnesium and cobalt transport protein CorA translates to MSERRPRPAARNGKKSVWRRTLAAPATPPAAPPAPRTDPPPPEIPDTGSVVQAALYRDGVRVSTPASLADTFRELRDQPDGMAWIGLARPTEAELLSLAAEFDLHPLAVEDAMEAHQRPKLERYGDTLFVVLRAARYVDALEEVDFGELHVFVGPDFLITVRHGAAPDLSAVRRRMEDTTELLKLGPEAVLYAILDSVVDGYVPVVSGVQNDIDEIETEVFRGDPAVSRRIYELSREMVEFQRATRPLVGMLHALMAGFAKYGTDEELQRYLRDVADHVTHTSERVDGFRQALADILTVNATLVTQQQNAEMRALAEAGFEQNEEIKKISSWAAILFAPTLVGTIYGMNFSHMPELHWGFGYPFAIGLMGVVCVSLYLVFKRRDWL, encoded by the coding sequence ATGTCCGAGCGACGCCCCCGCCCGGCCGCCAGGAACGGCAAGAAGTCGGTCTGGCGGCGCACCCTCGCCGCGCCGGCCACACCCCCCGCCGCACCCCCGGCCCCCCGCACCGACCCGCCGCCCCCGGAGATCCCCGACACCGGCAGCGTCGTCCAGGCGGCCCTGTACCGCGACGGCGTGCGCGTCTCGACGCCCGCGTCCCTCGCCGACACCTTCAGAGAACTGCGCGACCAGCCGGACGGCATGGCCTGGATCGGTCTGGCCCGCCCCACCGAGGCCGAACTCCTCTCCCTGGCCGCCGAGTTCGACCTGCACCCGCTCGCCGTCGAGGACGCCATGGAGGCGCACCAGCGTCCGAAGCTGGAGCGGTACGGCGACACGCTCTTCGTCGTGCTGCGCGCCGCGCGCTACGTGGACGCGCTGGAGGAGGTCGACTTCGGCGAACTGCACGTGTTCGTGGGCCCCGACTTCCTGATCACCGTCCGGCACGGCGCGGCGCCCGACCTCTCCGCGGTGCGGCGCCGGATGGAGGACACCACCGAGCTGCTGAAGCTCGGCCCTGAGGCCGTCCTCTACGCGATCCTCGACTCCGTCGTCGACGGGTACGTGCCCGTCGTCTCCGGAGTCCAGAACGACATCGACGAGATCGAGACCGAGGTCTTCCGGGGCGACCCCGCGGTCTCCCGCCGCATCTACGAACTCTCCCGCGAGATGGTCGAGTTCCAGCGCGCCACCCGCCCCCTCGTGGGCATGCTGCACGCCCTGATGGCCGGGTTCGCCAAGTACGGCACGGACGAGGAGCTGCAGCGCTACCTGCGCGACGTCGCCGACCACGTCACCCACACCAGCGAGCGCGTCGACGGCTTCCGCCAGGCCCTCGCCGACATCCTCACCGTCAACGCGACCCTGGTGACCCAGCAGCAGAACGCCGAGATGCGCGCCCTGGCCGAGGCCGGCTTCGAACAGAACGAGGAGATCAAGAAGATCTCGTCGTGGGCGGCGATCCTGTTCGCCCCGACCCTGGTCGGGACGATCTACGGCATGAACTTCTCCCACATGCCCGAGCTGCACTGGGGGTTCGGCTACCCCTTCGCGATCGGGCTGATGGGCGTCGTGTGCGTGAGTCTGTACCTCGTCTTCAAACGCCGGGACTGGCTCTGA